Proteins encoded by one window of Leishmania infantum JPCM5 genome chromosome 32:
- a CDS encoding DNA polymerase III epsilon subunit-like exonuclease, producing the protein MCGAIEGLWTRGGRVFHRYVRPSDPRRISAAAAAVHGITWETVQHCSPWTVAASELVAYMTLVGADAPVSASAQLEAAQLGGDRAVRLPPLVAHNASFDARFLEHHLRRCGYQIFWHPQYPLTCTRQWAQVAYPHLANNLDALCAFLSIDGAADRVANGHGALTDATLTALLFLQMCRRWTERFGRGE; encoded by the coding sequence CGGTGCCATCGAGGGACTGTGGACACGCGGGGGGCGAGTGTTTCACCGTTACGTGCGGCCCTCCGACCCCCGCCGCAtctccgcagccgctgcagccgttCACGGAATCACGTGGGAGACGGTGCAGCACTGCTCCCCGtggacggtggcggcaagTGAGTTGGTGGCCTACATGACCCTTGTTGGAGCCGACGCTCCCGTTTCCGCGTCCGCGCAGTTGGAGGCTGCGCAGCTCGGCGGGGACCGCGCTGTTCGTCTcccgccgctggtggcgcaCAACGCGTCATTCGACGCGCGTTTCCTTGAGCATCACCTGCGGCGGTGTGGCTACCAAATATTCTGGCACCCTCAATACCCTCTGACGTGCACTCGGCAGTGGGCGCAGGTGGCCTATCCGCACCTGGCAAACAATCTCGATGCTCTGTGCGCCTTTCTAAGCATCGATGGGGCGGCAGATCGAGTCGCTAACGGCCACGGCGCCCTCACGGATGCGACCTTGACGGCACTGCTGTTTCTGCAAATGTGTCGTCGCTGGACGGAGCGGTTTGGTCGTGGCGAGTGA
- a CDS encoding putative ribosomal protein L27 yields MTKFLKPGKVVIVTAGRYAGHKAVIVQNSDIATKERPYGRALLAGIKKYPKKVVRGMSKQTIARRSQVGVFLRVVNHKHFLPTRYNVDMSKELRGKINVSDASKRSRSKRLVRHVFQARYNAGSSMWFFQRLRF; encoded by the coding sequence ATGACGAAGTTCCTGAAGCCCGGTAAGGTGGTCATCGTGACGGCTGGCCGCTACGCCGGCCACAAGGCGGTGATCGTGCAGAACTCTGACATCGCGACGAAGGAGCGCCCGTACGGCCGCGCGCTGCTTGCGGGCATCAAGAAGTACCCGAAGAAGGTCGTGCGCGGGATGAGCAAGCAGACGATCGCGCGCCGCTCGCAGGTGGGCGTGTTCCTGCGCGTTGTGAACCACAAGCACTTCCTGCCCACCCGCTACAACGTGGACATGtcgaaggagctgcgcggcaaGATCAACGTGTCTGACGCGTCGAAGCGCTCGCGCTCGAAGAGGCTGGTGAGGCACGTGTTCCAGGCGCGCTAcaacgccggcagcagcatgtGGTTCttccagcgcctgcgcttCTAA
- a CDS encoding putative ribosomal protein L27, with protein sequence MTKFLKPGKVVIVTAGRYAGHKAVIVQNSDIATKERPYGRALLAGIKKYPKKVVRGMSKQTIARRSQVGVFLRVVNHKHFLPTRYNVDMSKELRGKINVSDASKRSRSKRLVRHVFQARYNAGSSMWFFQRLRF encoded by the coding sequence ATGACGAAGTTCCTGAAGCCTGGTAAGGTGGTCATCGTGACGGCTGGCCGCTACGCCGGCCACAAGGCGGTGATCGTGCAGAACTCTGACATCGCGACGAAGGAGCGCCCGTACGGCCGCGCGCTGCTTGCGGGCATCAAGAAGTACCCGAAGAAGGTCGTGCGCGGGATGAGCAAGCAGACGATCGCGCGCCGCTCGCAGGTGGGCGTGTTCCTGCGCGTTGTGAACCACAAGCACTTCCTGCCCACCCGCTACAACGTGGACATGtcgaaggagctgcgcggcaaGATCAACGTGTCTGACGCGTCGAAGCGCTCGCGCTCGAAGAGGCTGGTGAGGCACGTGTTCCAGGCGCGCTAcaacgccggcagcagcatgtGGTTCttccagcgcctgcgcttCTAA
- the ACR2 gene encoding putative As/Sb Reductase: MANYTYMKPEELVEVLDNPDSLTKAAVIDCRDSDRDCGFIVNSISMPTISCTEEMYEKLAKTLFEEKKEIAVFHCAQSLIRAPKGANRFVLAQKKLGYVLPAVYVLRGGWEAFYHMYGDVRPDLIYV; this comes from the coding sequence ATGGCGAACTACACGTACATGAAGCCCGAAGagctggtggaggtgctCGACAATCCTGACTCACTCACCAAAGCCGCGGTGATAGACTGCAGGGATAGTGATCGAGACTGCGGCTTCATCGTGAACTCGATAAGCATGCCGACGATTAGCTGCACGGAAGAGATGTACGAAAAGCTCGCCAAGACGCTCTTcgaagagaagaaagagatCGCTGTCTTTCACTGTGCCCAGTCGCTCATACGGGCCCCCAAGGGAGCCAACCGCTTCGTTCTGGCACAGAAGAAGCTCGGCTACGTGCTCCCTGCCGTGTACGTGCTGCGTGGTGGGTGGGAGGCGTTCTACCATATGTATGGCGACGTGCGGCCGGACCTCATTTATGTGTGA